A stretch of the Balneola vulgaris DSM 17893 genome encodes the following:
- a CDS encoding ester cyclase, translating into MIKNSLTMVLVMLVLSACSNTNEPTRTQEDENKEIVLTFLNAMWNMEDLDALDQLLDPTYIDYAPSTNFKGKAYTPESMREGRKMFAQMMPDLRFEIDEVIAEGNDVVLFATGKFTHTNPTFTRLGMAAPTNKEIAYKTVFKYTVDNGKIVKGFDMHDMYNRSIQMGMIEPPSTN; encoded by the coding sequence ATGATAAAAAACTCACTAACTATGGTTCTTGTAATGCTGGTTTTGTCGGCATGCAGCAACACCAACGAACCCACTCGTACCCAAGAAGATGAAAACAAGGAAATTGTTTTGACCTTCTTAAATGCCATGTGGAACATGGAAGACTTAGATGCATTGGATCAATTACTTGATCCCACCTACATTGACTACGCACCATCTACTAACTTTAAAGGCAAAGCCTATACGCCCGAAAGCATGCGTGAGGGTCGCAAAATGTTTGCACAAATGATGCCTGACTTAAGGTTTGAAATCGATGAAGTGATAGCGGAGGGAAATGATGTGGTACTATTCGCCACTGGCAAGTTTACGCATACCAATCCCACATTTACTCGACTAGGCATGGCCGCTCCCACAAACAAAGAGATTGCCTACAAAACCGTGTTTAAGTACACCGTAGATAATGGCAAAATCGTTAAAGGCTTTGATATGCACGACATGTACAATCGCAGCATACAAATGGGTATGATCGAGCCTCCTAGTACTAATTAG
- a CDS encoding S41 family peptidase, with protein MKLKYRVIPILVCGMLAATLVSAQPTKLLRQPSISESNIAFTYGSDVWVSDLNGENVRRITSTNAVERNPMISPDGTTIAFTSNRSGVNSVYTVSIAGGTPKRLTWHPSGAVVAGWTPDGDKVLYASTRDYAPSPSNRLWTIPKNGGVSELVSPQRGAAGSYAPDGSRIVLDVVSRWESEFRGYRGGQNTPLVILDLSDNSEVLIPNEKTIDILPRWIGDTIYFLSDRNKGVANIWAYDLDTKELSQITTFDGADVKWFSGNEKQLVFEREGLLHLYDLTSGNISTLGITIIGDFQWAETQWENITNDVQHVSLSAKGKRVIFESRGEVFTVPAEKGDTRNLTNSALVADRKPIWSPNGDIIAWFSDEGHSNYKLKRISQDGMTTYPDISIGESKYAWEPVWSPDGKYLAFVDDDLRVRLIDFSNETIKTIGMGGINIERGNMGLSWAPDSKWLAYTRAGSNNFTQVMVWSMATNSTKAITNEFANASSPAWDQDGRHLYFLASTNIALGSGWANTSAMTSRPEYAAYVINLRASDPSPFELESDEEEVEKEKSEEASTSKKKEKPSDTNSMEVSIDFDNIDRRIIPLPVPTRSYAYLTAGPKGSVFIAERVPNQRGLSIDKFKLSDRELQEFSTNVSRFIMASDKEKVLIQSNGSWGISGTQGDKASSKPVRVSLELKLDRTAEWKQIFEEAWRYEKDYFYDPDLHGRDWDEVYHRYAPLVEYVKHRSDLNYILDQMNGELSVGHSFVGGGDFPEVASNKVGLLGADFIPVNGRWKIGRIYTTENWNPELTSPLDQPGLKVEEGNFLVGINGEELSATDNLFEALDGTLNKQTILHINDKATFTGSWKITVKPIRSENNLRQRAWVEDNRKLVDSLSGGKLAYVWVPNTSSQGLISFNRYFFAQQDKLGAVIDERYNGGGLLDDYMVDLMTREVRAAYTNEVPGAAPKVMPAGILGPKVLLINEMAGSGGDFFPWVFRQQKAGLLIGTTTWGGLVKSSTHYRMIDGGFLTSPDNAIFDPAKNEWIAENKGVAPDIEVRMDAKSIANGRDPQLERAVEELMKQINENMLNIKQPPFPTPAKNN; from the coding sequence ATGAAATTAAAATATAGAGTGATCCCGATTTTAGTATGTGGAATGTTAGCCGCTACTCTAGTTAGTGCTCAGCCTACAAAACTGTTACGTCAACCGTCTATTAGCGAATCCAATATCGCCTTTACTTATGGAAGTGATGTATGGGTGAGTGATCTCAACGGTGAAAATGTAAGACGGATAACCAGTACCAATGCTGTAGAACGAAATCCAATGATTTCCCCTGATGGAACTACCATAGCCTTTACATCAAACAGATCTGGTGTGAACTCGGTATATACCGTATCTATTGCCGGTGGCACCCCTAAAAGACTGACCTGGCATCCTAGTGGTGCTGTAGTTGCTGGCTGGACACCTGACGGAGATAAAGTTTTGTATGCATCCACTCGAGATTATGCTCCTAGCCCTTCTAATCGGCTGTGGACGATCCCAAAGAATGGAGGCGTGAGTGAATTAGTTAGCCCACAACGCGGAGCAGCAGGTTCTTACGCACCCGATGGATCGAGAATCGTTTTGGATGTTGTTTCCCGATGGGAATCAGAATTTAGAGGTTATAGAGGTGGTCAAAACACCCCATTGGTTATTCTTGATTTATCGGATAATTCCGAAGTACTTATTCCGAATGAGAAAACCATAGACATCCTACCCAGGTGGATAGGTGATACCATTTATTTTTTATCTGATCGCAACAAAGGGGTCGCCAATATTTGGGCTTATGATCTAGATACTAAAGAACTGTCGCAAATCACCACCTTTGATGGAGCCGATGTGAAGTGGTTCTCTGGAAATGAAAAACAATTGGTTTTTGAGCGTGAAGGGTTGCTGCATCTATATGACCTTACATCTGGGAATATTTCCACCTTAGGGATTACGATTATTGGTGATTTTCAGTGGGCCGAGACTCAATGGGAAAACATTACAAATGATGTTCAACATGTATCGCTTTCTGCCAAAGGTAAGCGGGTGATTTTTGAATCTAGGGGTGAAGTGTTCACCGTTCCAGCAGAGAAAGGTGATACAAGAAATCTTACCAATTCGGCACTAGTTGCCGATAGAAAGCCTATATGGTCGCCCAATGGGGACATTATCGCATGGTTTTCTGATGAAGGCCATAGCAATTATAAGCTGAAACGTATTTCGCAGGACGGCATGACGACCTATCCGGATATCTCTATTGGAGAATCTAAATACGCATGGGAGCCAGTATGGTCGCCAGATGGAAAATACCTAGCATTCGTTGACGATGACTTAAGAGTTCGATTGATTGACTTTTCAAACGAAACTATCAAAACCATAGGAATGGGCGGTATCAACATTGAAAGAGGGAATATGGGATTGAGTTGGGCACCCGACTCAAAATGGCTGGCTTATACACGTGCTGGTAGCAACAATTTTACCCAAGTGATGGTCTGGTCGATGGCTACCAATTCAACCAAAGCCATTACCAATGAATTTGCGAATGCCTCTTCGCCTGCTTGGGATCAAGATGGAAGGCATCTATACTTTCTTGCCAGTACAAATATAGCTTTGGGGTCAGGCTGGGCCAATACGAGTGCCATGACCTCTCGTCCAGAATATGCAGCTTACGTCATCAACCTGAGAGCTTCGGACCCATCTCCTTTTGAGCTAGAAAGCGATGAGGAAGAAGTAGAAAAAGAAAAATCTGAAGAAGCATCCACTTCTAAGAAAAAAGAAAAGCCTAGCGATACCAATAGCATGGAAGTTTCCATCGATTTTGACAACATCGACAGAAGAATCATACCTCTTCCTGTTCCCACCAGAAGCTATGCTTATCTAACTGCTGGGCCGAAAGGGTCCGTTTTCATTGCAGAACGTGTACCTAATCAGCGAGGATTAAGCATTGATAAATTCAAGCTTTCGGATAGAGAGTTACAAGAATTCTCCACAAATGTTAGTCGATTTATCATGGCTTCTGACAAAGAGAAAGTATTGATTCAATCTAATGGTAGCTGGGGCATCTCGGGTACTCAAGGAGATAAAGCCTCCTCTAAACCCGTGCGGGTTAGTCTTGAATTAAAACTCGACCGTACAGCAGAATGGAAGCAAATTTTTGAAGAAGCCTGGCGATATGAAAAAGACTATTTTTATGATCCAGACCTTCACGGCAGAGACTGGGATGAGGTATATCATCGATATGCTCCTTTAGTTGAATATGTGAAGCACAGAAGTGATTTGAATTATATCTTAGATCAGATGAATGGCGAACTTTCTGTAGGCCACAGTTTTGTGGGTGGTGGGGATTTCCCAGAAGTAGCATCAAACAAAGTAGGTCTATTAGGTGCCGATTTTATCCCGGTTAATGGACGTTGGAAAATCGGAAGAATCTATACCACGGAAAACTGGAACCCTGAACTCACCAGTCCATTAGACCAACCCGGTTTAAAAGTAGAAGAAGGAAATTTTCTGGTGGGTATCAATGGAGAAGAGCTGTCAGCTACCGACAATCTATTTGAAGCCCTTGATGGTACGCTTAACAAACAAACCATTCTACACATCAATGATAAGGCAACCTTCACAGGATCATGGAAGATCACTGTAAAACCCATCCGCAGTGAAAACAATCTACGCCAAAGAGCCTGGGTAGAAGATAACCGCAAGCTAGTTGATAGTTTGTCGGGTGGTAAACTTGCCTACGTTTGGGTGCCTAATACGTCTAGTCAAGGATTGATATCCTTTAACAGATACTTTTTTGCACAGCAGGATAAATTAGGCGCTGTAATCGATGAACGATACAATGGCGGTGGTTTACTAGATGACTATATGGTGGATTTGATGACTCGAGAGGTGCGTGCGGCCTATACAAACGAAGTTCCCGGAGCGGCTCCTAAGGTGATGCCAGCAGGAATTCTTGGTCCTAAGGTACTCCTCATCAACGAAATGGCAGGCTCAGGTGGCGACTTCTTCCCTTGGGTATTTAGGCAACAAAAAGCCGGACTTTTAATCGGTACCACCACTTGGGGAGGACTAGTCAAAAGTTCAACTCACTATCGTATGATTGATGGAGGATTTCTGACTTCTCCTGACAATGCCATTTTTGATCCCGCAAAAAATGAATGGATTGCTGAAAACAAAGGAGTTGCTCCCGACATTGAAGTACGAATGGATGCAAAGTCGATTGCAAATGGAAGAGATCCACAATTGGAAAGAGCTGTAGAGGAACTAATGAAGCAAATAAATGAAAACATGCTCAACATTAAACAACCTCCTTTTCCTACTCCAGCAAAAAACAATTAA
- a CDS encoding DUF6090 family protein, producing MIKFFRKIRQKLLSDNKFSKYLVYAIGEIVLVVIGILIALQINNWNESKKEQYILHASLNSVKLNLQEDVENLNNQVDYNQSVLEAVDFSFRIISLPEYEDLPLSSFADSIFDVATERTFFPTTTTFNSMETGSHFQWINNQELIQAIYNYYALVDKISSLTYENNQFVKNHMEAFTYNRMEFGSFLPNSNPYAKTRNPSLNNTNILRESSVFENALIGRRFRAGGEISLSREAILKANRLIEMIDEYLY from the coding sequence ATGATAAAATTCTTTCGAAAAATTCGACAAAAACTACTTTCTGATAACAAGTTCAGTAAATATCTGGTTTATGCCATTGGGGAGATAGTACTGGTTGTAATTGGGATATTGATTGCACTTCAGATTAATAACTGGAATGAATCCAAGAAGGAACAATATATTTTACATGCATCACTAAACTCTGTGAAATTGAACCTTCAAGAAGATGTAGAAAACCTAAATAACCAAGTAGATTATAACCAGTCCGTTTTAGAGGCTGTTGATTTTTCATTTCGAATTATCTCATTACCTGAATATGAGGACTTGCCTTTATCGAGCTTTGCGGATAGCATATTTGATGTAGCCACAGAAAGAACTTTCTTTCCAACAACCACAACGTTTAATTCGATGGAAACAGGTTCCCATTTCCAATGGATTAATAATCAGGAATTAATACAAGCCATCTACAATTATTATGCTTTAGTCGACAAAATTTCGAGTCTTACATATGAGAATAACCAATTCGTAAAAAATCATATGGAGGCCTTTACTTATAATAGAATGGAATTCGGTTCATTTTTACCAAACTCAAATCCCTATGCAAAAACAAGGAATCCATCACTAAATAATACCAACATACTAAGAGAGAGTTCTGTTTTTGAAAATGCACTTATAGGAAGAAGATTTCGAGCTGGTGGTGAAATTTCGTTATCAAGAGAAGCAATCCTAAAGGCAAACCGACTCATAGAAATGATTGATGAATATTTGTATTGA
- a CDS encoding DUF6090 family protein, with protein sequence MIKFFRKIRQKLLSDNKFSKYLVYAIGEIVLVVIGILIALQINNWNEANKNREKEALLLTEMKSNLNEDRKDLEYNIHNNQLRIEYNEVIKTVIEEKIPYSDTLKPYFGNIFGNFQLSENTSTWENLKSVGLDLISNDSLRYSISNLYSNKYEYLENLEKGLDDRYQWEYFYPQILKHINIEEFWVSGVPRNYENWIQDEEFYEVIKLNLTWRYYMQNQYELNHRLVLSLEKQIDRHLKSLNK encoded by the coding sequence ATGATAAAATTCTTTAGAAAAATTCGACAAAAACTACTTTCTGATAACAAGTTCAGTAAATATCTGGTTTATGCCATTGGGGAAATTGTTCTGGTTGTGATTGGGATTTTGATTGCACTTCAGATTAATAACTGGAATGAAGCAAATAAGAACAGAGAGAAAGAAGCTTTATTACTGACCGAAATGAAAAGTAACTTAAATGAAGATCGAAAAGACTTAGAATACAACATTCATAACAATCAGCTACGCATAGAATATAATGAGGTTATAAAAACGGTTATAGAAGAAAAGATACCTTATAGTGACACATTAAAGCCCTATTTCGGAAATATTTTCGGGAATTTCCAACTTTCAGAAAACACCTCTACGTGGGAAAATTTAAAATCTGTGGGTCTAGATTTAATCTCTAATGATTCACTTCGATATAGTATTTCAAATCTTTACTCAAATAAATACGAGTATTTAGAAAACTTAGAAAAAGGATTGGACGATAGATATCAGTGGGAATACTTTTATCCACAAATTCTGAAGCATATTAATATAGAAGAATTTTGGGTTTCAGGTGTGCCACGCAATTATGAGAACTGGATACAGGATGAGGAATTTTATGAAGTTATTAAACTGAACCTTACGTGGCGTTACTATATGCAAAATCAGTATGAACTCAACCATAGACTAGTTCTTTCATTGGAAAAGCAAATCGACCGGCATTTAAAGTCATTAAATAAGTAA
- a CDS encoding TolB family protein — MIYESEFKNGTWTPPQLASFSTDRDETPMITPNGKFMFFGSEREIPNKPNKGNFDMNIWMMEATEDGWSEPSPLPEPINAVQVEGEQWPSSNNNFLFTNDNENYYFTTMFRGDSTIKLYQTTFDGEYFSDPKAITGIWDNDEYWVYSAVLSPDGKYLVFNSYGAPEGSGGEDIFVSRKTATGWSKAKPIGDLVNTKDEESSPRFSRDGKYFFFSRAENLGDYEYGQWSIFFIETEYLNLDKAFE; from the coding sequence ATGATTTACGAAAGTGAATTTAAAAACGGCACATGGACTCCACCACAGCTCGCTAGTTTTTCTACAGATCGAGATGAAACGCCTATGATCACGCCGAATGGAAAGTTTATGTTTTTCGGTTCTGAACGTGAAATCCCAAATAAACCGAACAAAGGTAACTTTGATATGAATATATGGATGATGGAAGCTACTGAGGATGGTTGGAGCGAACCAAGTCCATTACCCGAGCCCATCAATGCGGTACAAGTTGAAGGTGAACAATGGCCTTCATCAAATAATAATTTCCTGTTCACCAACGACAACGAGAATTACTATTTCACCACAATGTTTCGCGGTGATAGCACTATAAAACTCTACCAAACTACATTCGATGGCGAATACTTTTCAGACCCTAAGGCAATAACCGGAATATGGGATAATGACGAGTATTGGGTTTACTCGGCTGTACTCTCACCCGATGGTAAATATTTAGTATTTAACTCTTATGGCGCTCCCGAGGGATCAGGCGGCGAAGATATCTTTGTTTCTAGAAAAACAGCCACGGGTTGGAGCAAAGCAAAACCCATCGGCGATTTGGTAAATACCAAAGATGAAGAAAGTAGTCCAAGATTTTCTAGAGACGGGAAGTACTTCTTTTTTAGTAGAGCCGAAAACTTAGGAGATTATGAATATGGACAGTGGAGTATTTTCTTTATTGAAACGGAGTATCTGAATTTGGATAAAGCATTTGAATAA
- a CDS encoding SDR family oxidoreductase: MESNQFGKNGWTPDRIKSLIGKTFVVTGTTSGTGFEATRILLTKGAKVVMLNRNPMKAENAIKILKQELGSHIDVSAIKMDLADQASVKKAAEEVLETVSQIDALICNAAIAQVPEQKLTVDGWESQMGTNFFGHFTLQALLFPLIKESKGRIVTVGSMGYNMGIKTIKFEDLNWDTDYTPNNAYSQSKLAQIMTIYELQDRLQEAGNTDIKAYACHPGSSRTNLINTSGSFMMKLVFNLMKLSPLTQSAERGAYPQLMCATEPDLDQKGFYGPTGKNNWTGPVGAHHIEPHAKDKAVAKKLWDISEKETDIRWNI, encoded by the coding sequence ATGGAATCAAATCAATTTGGTAAGAACGGTTGGACCCCTGATCGAATAAAAAGCTTAATAGGAAAAACTTTCGTTGTAACTGGAACAACAAGCGGAACAGGTTTTGAAGCTACTCGGATATTGTTAACCAAAGGTGCAAAAGTGGTTATGCTTAATAGAAATCCTATGAAAGCAGAAAACGCCATCAAAATTCTAAAACAAGAGCTTGGAAGCCACATTGATGTATCCGCTATTAAAATGGATTTAGCTGATCAAGCTTCAGTGAAAAAAGCAGCTGAAGAAGTTCTCGAAACAGTTTCTCAGATTGATGCCTTAATCTGCAATGCAGCCATTGCTCAGGTTCCTGAACAAAAATTAACGGTTGACGGCTGGGAAAGTCAAATGGGAACGAATTTCTTCGGGCATTTTACCCTTCAAGCTTTGCTGTTTCCTCTTATTAAAGAATCCAAAGGCCGAATTGTAACAGTGGGGAGTATGGGATATAATATGGGTATTAAAACCATCAAATTTGAGGATTTGAATTGGGATACCGATTACACCCCAAACAATGCGTATAGTCAAAGTAAACTGGCACAAATTATGACCATCTATGAATTACAAGATAGATTGCAAGAAGCTGGTAACACCGATATTAAAGCCTATGCATGCCATCCAGGATCATCTAGAACCAACTTAATTAATACCAGTGGTAGTTTTATGATGAAACTTGTCTTTAATCTGATGAAACTCTCCCCTTTAACACAATCGGCTGAAAGAGGAGCTTATCCACAATTGATGTGTGCTACAGAGCCTGACCTTGATCAAAAAGGCTTTTATGGCCCAACGGGTAAAAATAATTGGACTGGCCCTGTTGGAGCACATCACATTGAACCACATGCTAAAGATAAAGCCGTTGCTAAAAAACTGTGGGATATCTCAGAAAAAGAAACAGATATAAGATGGAACATCTAA
- a CDS encoding helix-turn-helix domain-containing protein: MQHFKTLSSYLAYLELPRPEHPMLSVFNSKGDGFLPCPKESSPPITNDCYSISFKKYVEGDLNYGRTKYDFTNGALIFIAPRQVLQWDSSVVFEQKGFSINFHEDFLKGTPLAQQIKKYGFFSYSVNEALHLSPKEEKQIEAIVENIDIEYQNNQDAFSKDIIISQLDTLLKYANRFYERQFLNRKEISNDLSEQFNQYLTEYFESGKLEENGIPSIEQIAEKLLVSQRYLSDTLKKETGKTTTEHLHLHLIDVAKNSLLHPHKSISEVAYELGFEYPPYFSRLFKKKEGISPSEYREKYKLN; encoded by the coding sequence ATGCAACATTTTAAAACATTATCATCATATTTAGCTTATCTGGAACTGCCTCGCCCTGAGCACCCTATGCTAAGTGTGTTTAACTCGAAAGGTGATGGCTTCTTACCATGCCCGAAAGAAAGTTCACCCCCAATTACTAATGATTGCTATTCCATAAGTTTTAAAAAGTATGTGGAGGGCGATTTAAACTACGGAAGAACAAAATATGACTTTACCAATGGCGCTTTGATATTCATTGCACCAAGACAAGTTCTACAATGGGATAGTAGTGTGGTTTTTGAGCAAAAAGGCTTTTCTATAAACTTCCACGAAGATTTTTTAAAAGGAACGCCACTAGCTCAACAAATTAAAAAGTACGGCTTCTTCTCTTATTCTGTTAATGAAGCACTTCATCTTTCGCCAAAAGAAGAAAAACAAATAGAGGCGATCGTGGAAAACATCGACATTGAATATCAGAACAACCAAGATGCTTTCAGTAAAGATATTATCATCTCACAGTTAGACACTTTGCTTAAGTATGCCAATCGTTTCTATGAACGACAGTTTTTAAACCGGAAAGAAATATCTAACGACCTTTCTGAGCAATTTAATCAGTATTTAACGGAATACTTTGAATCAGGAAAATTGGAAGAAAATGGAATACCAAGCATCGAACAGATTGCTGAGAAATTGTTGGTATCACAACGCTACTTAAGCGACACGTTGAAAAAAGAAACGGGTAAAACAACTACCGAACATCTACACTTACACTTAATTGATGTAGCAAAGAATTCGCTTTTACATCCTCATAAAAGTATATCAGAAGTGGCTTATGAGTTAGGTTTTGAGTATCCCCCCTATTTTTCGAGATTATTCAAAAAGAAAGAAGGAATAAGTCCCTCCGAGTACCGAGAAAAATACAAACTGAATTAA
- a CDS encoding DUF6090 family protein, protein MLKFFRRIRKKLLSDNKLSKYLIYAIGEIVLVVIGILIALQINNWNENTKLKELEKDLLKEVHNSLLKDLIDVNTNIRAQQKTIDSQEIVIDWIESDEDFNDTLSSHISRVYLNTYFAAYEGPYETLKQIGMRNIRNDSLRNQISKLYNITYPYYYLVDEFYARMIEEQFIPHSFEHFSEVDWIRPIKVTNISKLRADHEFISLFKTTRNTAQVLTYVIMLPTKEEIELTLRMIEEELKE, encoded by the coding sequence ATGCTTAAATTCTTTAGAAGAATCCGCAAGAAGCTACTGTCTGATAATAAACTCAGTAAGTATCTGATTTATGCTATCGGCGAAATTGTTCTGGTTGTAATTGGGATATTAATCGCGCTACAAATCAATAATTGGAATGAGAATACTAAACTTAAGGAGCTAGAAAAGGATTTACTAAAGGAGGTCCATAACAGCTTATTAAAAGACCTAATTGATGTTAATACCAACATTCGAGCTCAACAAAAAACAATAGATAGCCAAGAAATTGTAATAGATTGGATTGAAAGCGATGAGGATTTTAATGATACCCTTTCTTCACATATATCAAGGGTATATCTCAATACCTATTTTGCGGCTTATGAAGGTCCCTATGAAACTCTGAAGCAAATTGGAATGCGAAACATCCGCAACGATTCACTGCGAAATCAAATATCGAAATTATATAATATCACCTATCCATATTATTACCTCGTAGATGAATTTTATGCAAGAATGATAGAAGAGCAATTTATACCTCATTCATTTGAACATTTCAGTGAAGTAGATTGGATAAGGCCTATAAAAGTAACCAATATTTCTAAGTTGAGGGCAGACCATGAATTTATATCCCTATTCAAAACGACCCGAAACACTGCTCAAGTATTGACTTATGTGATTATGCTTCCAACAAAGGAGGAAATTGAACTCACATTGAGGATGATTGAAGAGGAATTAAAAGAATAA
- a CDS encoding nuclear transport factor 2 family protein yields MTKITSSPNCGNSPKMEFIKQFNIAFANGDIERIITSVTDDIVWDIIGDKKIKGKEHFTKELEKMRSLETAELIIEQILSHGKEGAANGIIRMQNGQQYAFADFYTFKGASGTQIKAITSYVLEI; encoded by the coding sequence ATGACAAAAATCACATCCAGTCCGAATTGTGGAAATTCTCCAAAAATGGAGTTCATTAAACAGTTTAATATTGCCTTTGCTAATGGAGACATTGAACGGATCATCACCAGCGTTACCGATGATATCGTTTGGGATATAATAGGCGACAAAAAGATTAAGGGAAAAGAGCACTTCACTAAAGAGCTAGAAAAAATGAGGTCTTTAGAGACCGCTGAATTAATCATTGAGCAGATATTATCCCACGGTAAGGAAGGAGCGGCCAATGGCATTATTCGTATGCAGAACGGTCAACAATATGCCTTTGCCGACTTCTATACTTTTAAAGGGGCAAGTGGCACACAGATTAAAGCCATAACCTCTTATGTGTTAGAAATATAA
- a CDS encoding glycosyltransferase encodes MISFLSVFPPYRGGISRFSDFLLRHLKQRFQVEAVNYQKLYPDFLFPGTTQFERTDEQYSLEGVHAYNPFSWRTTAIEIAQQKPSTLLITYWHPFFIFCFNTILKVVKKNSPDTQVIVLAHNIKPHEPFVFSDTLIRSFFHKADHIITLSDQTVEECEELQITTPVSKLFHPIYEHEGPILSKVEAKERLGIAEDEKVVLFFGLVREYKGLDILIKALNKIDLKSEGIRPLIVGEFYVDKEEYIQLIDPTQREQYLIIDRFVDNSEIAGVFKASDVLVLPYKSASQSGVFADAINFQVPTIASNHPGLTEHIQSTGSGLIFKNLDEDDLLVQLKSLLGDEEKRAEIHDNLAQLKSELSWSNFLGQLEKIMKDR; translated from the coding sequence GTGATTAGCTTTCTAAGTGTATTTCCGCCTTATAGAGGAGGTATTTCTCGTTTTAGTGATTTCTTACTTCGACATTTGAAGCAGCGCTTCCAGGTAGAGGCTGTGAATTACCAGAAGTTATATCCTGATTTCCTATTCCCTGGCACTACACAGTTTGAGCGTACCGATGAGCAGTATTCCTTAGAAGGTGTTCATGCTTACAATCCCTTTTCTTGGCGAACTACGGCTATTGAAATAGCTCAACAGAAACCCTCTACCCTGCTGATCACCTATTGGCACCCCTTTTTCATTTTTTGCTTCAACACCATTTTGAAGGTGGTGAAAAAGAATTCGCCCGATACGCAGGTCATCGTGTTAGCACACAACATAAAACCGCATGAACCTTTTGTGTTTAGTGATACGCTCATTCGAAGTTTCTTTCATAAAGCGGATCATATCATCACCTTGTCAGATCAAACAGTAGAGGAATGTGAAGAGCTTCAGATTACAACGCCTGTAAGTAAACTGTTTCACCCTATATATGAACATGAAGGCCCTATTCTTTCAAAAGTAGAGGCCAAAGAGCGATTAGGCATAGCTGAAGATGAAAAAGTAGTGCTCTTTTTTGGACTCGTGCGCGAGTACAAAGGCTTGGATATACTCATAAAAGCACTTAATAAAATAGATTTAAAAAGTGAGGGTATTCGTCCATTAATCGTAGGCGAGTTTTATGTAGACAAAGAGGAATACATCCAACTCATCGATCCTACGCAACGCGAGCAATATCTCATAATTGATCGCTTTGTAGATAACAGTGAAATCGCAGGTGTTTTTAAAGCTTCGGATGTATTAGTACTTCCTTATAAGTCGGCCAGCCAGAGTGGGGTTTTTGCCGATGCCATCAATTTTCAGGTGCCTACTATAGCTTCTAATCACCCCGGACTTACCGAGCACATCCAAAGCACTGGAAGCGGACTTATCTTTAAAAACTTGGATGAAGATGATTTATTAGTTCAGCTTAAAAGCCTTTTAGGGGATGAAGAAAAGCGAGCAGAGATCCATGATAATTTAGCTCAACTTAAGTCTGAGCTTTCATGGAGCAATTTTTTGGGGCAGTTAGAAAAAATTATGAAAGATAGATGA
- a CDS encoding group III truncated hemoglobin has translation MDTKLDLQTEEDVRVLVHSFYFKVQQDERLNYIFSSFADVDWDEHLGTMVNFWSNILFQTGKYKGSPYRQHVPLPIIKSDFQRWLNLFFETVDEHFQGSNADLVKEIAERVAVSFTSRMEYEGKFN, from the coding sequence GTGGATACTAAATTAGATCTTCAAACCGAAGAAGACGTTCGTGTATTAGTTCATTCCTTTTACTTCAAAGTTCAGCAAGATGAACGACTCAATTATATTTTTAGCAGCTTTGCAGATGTAGATTGGGACGAACATTTAGGAACGATGGTAAATTTTTGGTCGAACATCCTATTTCAAACAGGGAAGTATAAAGGGAGTCCATATAGGCAACATGTTCCTCTACCAATCATAAAAAGTGATTTTCAGCGCTGGTTGAATTTATTTTTTGAGACTGTAGACGAACACTTTCAAGGTAGTAATGCCGATTTAGTGAAAGAAATAGCTGAGCGAGTAGCGGTGTCGTTTACCTCAAGAATGGAATATGAAGGCAAGTTCAACTAG